The Brachybacterium huguangmaarense genome contains a region encoding:
- a CDS encoding IclR family transcriptional regulator, with product MNDTQMEDAGSGVGVLDKAATVLGALEAGPATLAQLVQATGLARPTAHRLAVALEHHRLVARDMQGRFILGGRLGELAAAAGEDRLLAAAGPVLAALRDHTGESAQLYRRQGEHRICVAAAERPIGLRDSVPLGATLTMKAGSAAQILLAWEEPDRLHRGLHGARFTATMLSAVRRRGWAQSIGERESGVGSVSAPVRGPNGRVVAALSVSGPIERITRQPGRLHAAAVISSANHLTEVLRRASV from the coding sequence ATGAACGACACGCAGATGGAGGACGCGGGCAGCGGCGTCGGAGTCCTGGACAAGGCCGCGACCGTGCTCGGCGCCCTGGAAGCGGGGCCCGCCACCCTCGCACAGCTCGTGCAGGCGACGGGTCTGGCACGCCCCACGGCGCACCGTCTCGCGGTCGCCCTCGAGCACCACCGGCTCGTCGCCCGCGACATGCAGGGCCGCTTCATCCTCGGCGGCCGGCTCGGCGAGCTCGCCGCCGCCGCGGGCGAGGACCGGCTGCTCGCCGCCGCGGGCCCCGTGCTCGCGGCGCTGCGCGACCACACGGGCGAGTCCGCGCAGCTCTACCGCCGCCAGGGAGAGCACCGCATCTGCGTGGCCGCGGCCGAGCGCCCCATCGGTCTGCGCGACTCCGTGCCGCTCGGCGCGACGCTCACCATGAAGGCCGGCAGCGCCGCCCAGATCCTGCTCGCCTGGGAGGAGCCGGACCGTCTGCACCGGGGCCTCCACGGCGCCCGCTTCACGGCCACCATGCTCTCGGCCGTGCGGCGCCGCGGCTGGGCCCAGTCCATCGGTGAGCGCGAGAGCGGCGTCGGCTCCGTCTCGGCCCCCGTGCGCGGGCCCAACGGTCGTGTGGTCGCGGCCCTGAGCGTGTCCGGTCCGATCGAGCGCATCACCCGTCAGCCCGGCCGCCTGCACGCCGCCGCCGTCATCTCCTCGGCCAACCACCTCACGGAGGTCCTGCGCCGCGCGTCGGTCTGA